The nucleotide sequence CGCTCACTCCGCATCCTCCTGCTCGCGGTAGCGCTCGGCGATCCGCTCGGCCTCCAGTTCGGCGCGTGCCTCCGACTTGGCGTCCATCATGTCGTGGTAACGCTCGCGGCGCTCCGACGTCGTGCGGCGGTTGTCGCGCAGCAGGCGCGGATCGGTGCCGCGCGGCGCCGTCATCAGTTCCGCGTTCGAAGAGATCGAGGGCTCCCAGTCGAACACGATGCCGTCACCTTCGCCGATCACGACGGTCGCGCCGGGCGTGGCACCCGCACGGAACAGCTCGTCCTCGACGCCGAGCTTCTCGAGACGGTCGCCGAGGTACCCGACGGCCTCCTCGTTCTGGAAGTCGGTCTGCTGCACCCATTTGAGGGGCTTGTCGCCGAGAATGCGGTAGATGTTGCCGTAGGTGCCGCCTTCGACGCGGACCGAGAAGTCCTTCTCCGAGCCCTTCGGCCGGATGACGATGCGCTCGGGCGCGGGAGCTGCGGCCTGCGCGGCGCGATGCTTCGCGACGATGTCGCCGAGCGCGAAGGTGAGCTGACGCAGTCCTTCATGGCTCACGGTCGAGATTTCGAACACGCGGAACCCGCGGGCCTCGAGGTCGGGGCGGACGAGATCCGCGAGATCCTTCGCCTCGGGGACGTCGACCTTGTTGAGCGCCACCAGCTGCGGGCGCTCGAGCAGCGGGAGCTGACCGTCGGGCACCGGATAGGCGGCGAGTTCGGCCAGGATGACATCGAGGTCGCTCAGCGGGTCCCGACCAGGCTCGAGCGTGGCGCAGTCCAGGACGTGGACGAGTGCCGTGCAGCGCTCGACGTGACGGAGGAACTCCAGGCCCAGGCCCTTGCCCTCGCTCGCGCCCTCGATGAGCCCGGGCACGTCGGCGACGGTGAAGCGCTGCTCTCCCGCCTGCACGACGCCCAGGTTCGGGTGGAGTGTGGTGAAGGGGTAGTCGGCGATCTTCGGCCGTGCGGCGGAGATCGCCGCGATGAGGCTCGACTTGCCCGCCGAAGGGAAGCCGACGAGGGCGACATCGGCGACGGTCTTGAGCTCGAGGAGGACGTCGCCCTCCCAGCCGGGCGTGCCGAGCAGTGCGAAGCCCGGCGCCTTGCGCTTGGGGTTGGCGAGAGCGGCGTTGCCGAGCCCGCCGAGGCCTCCGGGGGCCGCGACGAATCGCATGCCCGGTTCGATCATGTCGACGAGGACCTCGCCCGTGGCGTCCTTCACGACCGTGCCGACCGGGACGGGCAGTTCGAGCGGATCACCCGCTGCCCCCGATCGGTGGTCGCCCATGCCGAAGCCGCCGTTCCCGCTGGAGCGGTGCGGCGAGTGGTGGTATGACAGCAGCGTCGTGACCTGCGGGTCGGCGACGAGCACGACGTCGCCACCATGGCCACCGTTGCCGCCATCGGGTCCCGCGAGCGGCTTGAACTTCTCGCGCTTGACCGACACGCAGCCGTTGCCGCCCTTGCCGGCGCGCAGGTGAAGCGTCACCCGGTCGACGAACGTGACCATGCGGTCCCCCTCAGGTGTGGATGCTTCCCGGCGTGCCGGGAAGGCGATAAAGGGAAGGGGCGAGCCGAAGCCCGCCCCTTCCGGAAGTCTGTGCGACTCGCTGGATTACTCCGCGACCGCCACGACGTTGACGACCTTGCGGCCGCCCTTGTGGCCGAACTCGACCGCGCCCGCGGCCAGTGCGAACAGCGTGTCGTCGCCACCGCGGCCGACGTTGGCGCCCGGGTGGAAGTGAGTGCCACGCTGGCGGACGAGGATCTCGCCGGCGTTGACGGCCTGGCCGCCGAAACGCTTCACGCCGAGGCGCTGAGCGTTGGAGTCACGACCGTTACGGGTGGAGCTTGCGCCCTTTTTGTGTGCCATCTCTGCGTCTCCTGTGGCTTACTTGATGCCGGTGACCTTGACGCGCGTGAGGTCCTGACGGTGCCCCTGGCGCTTCTTGTAGCCGGTCTTGTTCTTGAACTTCTGGATCACGATCTTCGGGCCGCGCTCCTCACCGAGCACCTCGGCGGTCACGGTGACCTTCGCGAGCTTGTCGGCATCGGTCGTGACGGTGTCACCGTCGACGAAGAGCACCGCGGGGAGCTCGATCTTGTCGCCGACCTTCGCGGCCTGACGGTCGAGAACGACGATCGTGCCGACCTCGACCTTCTCCTGCCGGCCGCCGGCGCGCACAACTGCGTAAACCACTTCACACCTGTTTCTTCTGGGAGCGCGCGCACGCACTCGGGGACGTCAACGAAGACTTGGTGCGGATATCTCGACGCACCAAGGGTCTACTTTACCAGATGCCCGAACACTCCGCGAAAGCGGGCAGCGCGGCATCCGGTGCGTAGGATCTGGTCGTGGCGATCCTGATCGACGATCCTCTCTGGCCGGCGCACGGTCGGCTGTGGGCGCACCTGGTGACCGACACCGACCTCGCGGAGCTCCACGCGTTCGCCGCGGCGAACGGGATCCCCGCACGGGGATTCGACCTCGACCACTACGACGTGCCCGAAGAGGCGCACGCGCGCCTGGTCGCCGCCGGCGCCCTTCATGTCAGCGGACACGAGCTGGTGCGACGGCTCATCGCGTCCGGGCTCAGGGTACGGGGGCGCGACCGCCGCTGACCTCACCGCCCGGCCGCGGCCGACAGTTCGAGCACGTCCGCCGCGCGACCGGGTCCGTCGAGCGTGCGGATCGCATCGCCCAGCCGGCGTGCGCGATCCCGCATGGCATGGTCGGCCAGCGTCCGCGTGATCGCATGGCGGATCGTCGCGGCATCCGTGCGGCGCGACATCTTCGCCCCCGCGCCCGCACGCGCCACTGCTCGCGCGATGCGCGGCTGATCCGACGTTCGATCGAGCGGCAGCACCAGCACCGGCACGCCATGCGCGAGCGCCGCGAGCGTCGTGCCGTGCCCGCCGTGGCCCACGAGGAGCGAGGCCTGGGGGAACAATTCGTCGTGCGGCATCCATTCGTGCACTTCGATGCCGCCGGGTACCTGCACCTCCCCCCTCGCGACGGCCGGACCCAGCGTGGCGACCACACGCACGTCGAGGCCATCGACGGCGTCGAGCACGCGCTGCCAGGTCGAGACGAGGTCGGCGAAGCGGAAGGTGCTGAGGCTCAGCACCACCGTGGGTGCGACGGGTCGTGCGGGGACGGCGCGTGTCATCGCGCCCGCGTAGACCACCTCGCCGGGCACTGCGGAAAGGTCGCGCTGAGAAGGGAACGGCACCTCGAAGCCCGGCACAGATGCCACCAGGATCGGGGCGGCGTGTCGGCGGGGCGCCCGCACGCGTATCCCCCTCGTCCACAGCACCGGCCCTGCCACGCGCGCGCCCGAGGCCAGGAAGTCGTGCAGTGTGTGCTCGAGCACCGCGAAGCGCTGGTCGATCCGATCAAGCACGTCGAGGACCGCGAACAGTGTGCAGTCGACCACCACGACGTCGGCGGGGAACGCCGCGATCAGTGCCACGGTGTCGTCGGCGAGGCCGGGGTCGGAGAACAGCCGCAGCAGGCCCGCTGGGCGCGGATCGAGCACGAAACCGGGTGCGCTCGCGTAGGCCGTGAACCGCAGCCCGGCCGCCCGGTAGGCGTCCGCCTGGGAGTCGTGCCCGAGGATGCGCACATCGTGTCCGCGGTCCGCCAGCGTTCGCGCGATCGTGATGGTGGGCATGCGGTTGCCGCCGCCGTCCCACGTCACGAAGACGTAGCGCGCCATGGCACCCCCGTTTCCGCAACTCCCCGGGGCTCACACTAGCGACGGGCCGCGACGGCCGACAGTGAGGTCACGGCGCCCCGGCCGGAGCCGGGACGGCGTGAGCGCTCAGTCCTCTGAGGGCGTGTGCGGCACCGGGGTGCCCGTGAGCGCCGCCGTCGTCACGCGACGACGGGAGCGACCCTGCCCCGGAGCCTTGGGTTCGGGAAGCGCGTTCAGCACCGAGTCGAGGAGGACGTCCTTCTCGGTGCGGTTCTCCTTCTTCCCGCCGGAATCCGGACGCTTCTTGCGCGGCTTCTTCGGACGCTCGACGGGAGTCTGCTCGACGACGGGCTCGGCCTCGACGTGCGGAGCCTCGTCGCTGTGGTGGATCGTGGACGCTGCGATCTGCGCGAGCGCCGACTTGACGCCCTCGGTGATCACGTGCGTGCCGTTCGAGCCGCTGCCGCTTGCAGGCGTCGATGCTCCACCCCGCGGGCGACGGCCGGATGACGGCGCACCGCCGGCAGCGGCGGGCACACGGTGCTTGACGACCGGGTCATGGTGCACGATCAGACCGCGCCCCGCGCAGACCTCGCACGCCTCGCTGAAGGTCTCGAGCAGGCCCAGTCCGAGCTTCTTGCGCGTCATCTGGACGAGGCCGAGCGAGGTGACCTCCGCGACCTGGTGCTTCGTCCGGTCGCGGCTGAGGCACTCGACGAGGCGGCGCAGGACGAGGTCGCGGTTGGACTCGAGCACCATGTCGATGAAGTCGACGACGATGATGCCGCCGATGTCGCGCAGGCGCAGCTGGCGGACGATCTCCTCCGCGGCTTCGAGGTTGTTCTTCGTGACGGTCTCTTCGAGGTTGCCGCCCGAGCCGACGAACTTGCCGGTGTTGACGTCGACGACCGTCATCGCCTCGGTGCGGTCGATGACCAGCGATCCGCCGGAGGGCAGCCACACCTTGCGGTCGAGGGCCTTCTCGATCTGCTCGGTGACGCGGAAGACGTCGAACGGGTCGTGCTCGCCTTCGTAGCGCTCGACGCGCTCGAGGAGGTCGGGTGCCACGGACTCGAGGTACTTCGAGATGGTGTGGTGCGCATCGTCGCCCTGGATGAGCATCTTCGAGAAGTCCTCGTTGAAGACGTCGCGGACGATCTTGACGAGGAGGTCCGGCTCGGAGTGCAGCAGCGCGGGCGCCTGGATCGTCTCGATCTGCTTCGAGATGTGCTCCCACTGGTTGGTGAGGCGCTGCACGTCGCGCGTCAGCTGGTCCTCGGTGGCGCCTTCGGCGGCGGTGCGGACGATGACGCCGGACGACTCGGGCAGCACCTCCTTGAGGATCTTCTTGAGGCGGGCGCGCTCCGTGTCGGGGAGCTTGCGCGAGATGCCGTTCATGTTGCCGCCCGGCACATACACGAGGTAGCGACCGGGGAGCGAGATCTGGCTCGTGAGGCGCGCGCCCTTGTGTCCGACCGGATCCTTCGTGACCTGGACGAGCACGCGGTCGCCGGTCTTGAGCGCGAGCTCGATCCGGCGGGGCTGGTTGCCGGTCTCGACGGCATCCCAATCGACCTCGCCCGAGTACAGCACGGCGTTGCGCCCCCGGCCGATGTCGACGAAGGCGGCCTCCATGCTCGGCAGGACGTTCTGCACGCGGCCGAGGTAGACGTTGCCGATGAGGGACGCGTCCTGGTTGCGCGCGACGTAGTGCTCGACGAGCACATTGTCTTCGAGCACCGCGATCTGGATGCGGCCGTTGCGCGAGCGCACGATCATGTCACGGTCGACCGCCTCACGACGAGCGAGGAACTCCGCCTCGGTGACGACGGCGCGGCGGCGGCCGGCCTCCCGGCCGTCACGGCGGCGCTGCTTCTTCGCCTCGAGGCGGGTCGACCCCTTGATGCGCTGGGGCTCGGTGATGAGCTCGACGGCACGCTGGCGCGGCTGCGACGGCTCCGAAGGAGCGGACGCCTCGTCCCGGCCCTCGCCGCGGCGACGGCTGCGCCGGCGCGACGTGCTGGACGATGCCGCGGCCTCGGGCTCCGCCTCCGGCTGCGAGCGGCCCGGGCGCGCCGGAAGCGGCGTGATCTCGGGCGCGTAGAACATGAGCTGCGTCGACACCGCCGACACGAAGACCTCGGGCAGCAGCCCCAGGCCCACCGCGGTGAGGGCGTCGGGCTCCACGGGAGTCTCCGGCTCTGCGGCCTCGACTGCCGGAGTCGCCTCGTCCTCGGAGACCGCTCCGGTGGGGTCGGGGGTCGCCTCGGCAGCAGGCTGCGCGGCACCGGCGGCGTCCGGGTCTGCGGGAGTCGTCTCGGTGTCGGTGGCCGCCTCAGGAGCCTCGACCCCCGTCTCGGCGGCGCTCTCCACGGCCGGCTCGGAGACCTCCGCGGTCTCCTGCGGCCCCTCGACCGGCGAATCCGCGTCAGCCGCGGAGGTCGCCTCGTCGCCCGCTGATGTCAGCGGTGCGTCCGGTTCGGTCTGAGGGGTGAATTCTGCATCGGTTCCATCAGCCATCACTGGCGTACTCCTAGCGGGGCGACACCGCGCGTCGCCCGGCGAAATCTCGTGCGGCGCCGCCCATGCCCCGCTGGACGGGGCGGTGCCGCGAACTCACTCGGTCTGCAGCGGTCGTCCGGCGCTAAGCGGATGCTCGCGCTGCCAAGGGCATTCGTCGCCCTGAAGTCTTCTGGTGATGATCGTCACGGCGCGGCCGTGAGTCATCGCCCCCCATTATCGCACTTCCTCCGCCAGAATGCCCATTCGCCCGCCAGCCACGCCCTCCCCACGCCGAGGACCGGCGATTTGCCACGGCCCGAGGGTGCGGCATCCGTGCAGATCCCGATGTCATAATCCGAGGCATGCCCGAGCAGCAGACCCGCACCCGTCCCACCGGACTCGCCGCATGGCTCGTGATCGCGGGTGTGGTCGGTTGGTGGGCGGCCTTCTCGCTGACGATCGAGAAGTTCGAGAAGCTCGCCAACCCCGACGCGATCGCGTCGTGCGATCTGAGCGTGCTGGTGCAGTGCAGCGCGAACCTCGATTCCTGGCAGGGAAGCGTGTTCGGGTTCCCGAACCCGGTCCTCGGGCTCACCGGCTGGGTCGCCCCGATCGTCGTGGGCATGGCGATCCTTGCTCGCGCTCGGTTCGCCCGCTGGTTCTGGTGGTCTTTCTGGGCCGGCATCACGTTCGCGTTCGCGTTCGTGATCTGGCTCATCAGCCAGAGCATCTACGCGCCCAACCTGCACACGCTGTGCCCGTGGTGCATGGCGACGTGGGCGGTCACGATCCCGACCTTCTACGCGGTGACTCTGCACATGCTGCGCGCCGGACCGTTTCCGGCATCCGACAAGCTGCGCCACGTCGCAGACCGCCTGATGGTGTGGGTGCCGCTGGCAGCGATCATCAGCTACGCGATCATCCTGCTGCTGGCGCAGCTGGAGATGAATGCCGTCGTCAACATCTGGCAGACGCTGTTCGGCTGACCTTCCCGAGCATCCCGGCAGGCTCAGCCGAGCGAGCGATCAGCTGAACCAGATGTCGAGCTCGCGCGCGGCGGACTCGGGGCTGTCGGAGCCGTGCACCAGGTTCTGCTGCACCTTCAGGCCCCAGTCGCGGCCGTAGTCGCCGCGGACCGTGCCGGGAGCGGCCGTCGTCGGGTCCGTCGTGCCCGCGAGCGAGCGGAAGCCCTCGATGACGCGGTTGCCGGCGAGGCGGATCGCGACCGATGGGCCCGACATCATGAACTCGAGCAGCGGCTCGTAGAACGGCTTGCCCTCGTGCTCGGCGTAGTGCCGCTCGAGGGTCTCGCGGTCGGGCTCGACCAGTCGGATGTCGACGAGCGCGTACCCTTTCGCCTCGATGCGGGCGAGGATCGCGCCGGTGAGGCCGCGGGCGACGCCGTCGGGCTTGACGAGGACGAGGGTCTCTTCGATGGGCATGCGGGACCTTTCGTTACGGATCAGGCGTGGGGAGGAGTCAGTGCTCTTCGGCAGATTGGGCTGCGAGGCGCGCGTTGCGCCGGTCGAGAGCGGCCCCCTTGATCGTCGCATACCCGTACATGCCGCCGAAAATGAGCGCGACGATCGCGAGTGCCGGCACGAGGAGGGCGCCGAGCAGGACGATCGCCTGCAGCACCCACCCGAGCGCGATGCCCCATCGATAGCGCACCAGGCGCGTCGTGGCGATCATCAGCGCCGCGAGCACGGCCCCCGCAACGATTCCCGACCAGGGCTCGATCGAGGCGGGCAGCGCCTTCAGGCCGTAGACGACGAGGCCCCCGAGGAACACCACGATCGACTCGAAGCCGAGCACGATCGTGGCCAGCGACTCCGCCGCACCGCGCGGGCGGCGGGGCTTCGGCTGCTTCGCGTCGCTCACGCGTTCCACCCGGCCTTCCAGTCCTCGTCGGCCGCGAGGGCGAGGGCCTCGCCCGCGAGCACGACCGATCCCGCGATGACGACGGCGCGCCGATCGGATGCCGCGGCCCACGCGCGCGCCGCCTCTGCGGCGTCGGGCAGGTCGCGGTGCACGGAGACCCGCAGATCGTGCGCTTCGGCGAGGTCGGCGATGGCGTCGGCGTCCTCCGCGCGCTCGGAGTCGGGAGCGGTGGCGAACACGTGCGCCGCCACGGGGGCGATCTCCGCGACGATCCCGGCGGCATCCTTGTCGGAGAGCAGGCCGAGCACGACGCCCCACTCGTCGAAGTCGAACGACTCGCGCAACGCCGTCACGAGGGCGCGGGCGCCGTGCGGGTTGTGGGCAGCGTCGACGAGCACGGTCGGCGCGGCGCCGACGAGCTGGAGGCGTCCGGGCGAGGTCACTCCGCCGAGGCCGTCCGCCAGCACGTCTCCGGCGATCGGCTGGGATGCGCCGCCCACGAGCGACTCGACCGCGGCGATCGCGAGCGCGGCGTTGAAGCCCTGGTGGGCACCGTACAGCGGCAGGTACTCGTCCTCGTACGTGCCGGCGAGGCCCCGCACGGTGATCTGCTGTCCGCCGACCGCGAGTCGCTGCTGTGCGAGCGCGAACTCGGCGCCCTCGAATGCGATCGACGCCGCGCGGGCGGCGGCCGCTTCGCGGAGCACCGCCTCGGCGGCAGCATCCTGCCGCGCCGAGACGACCGCGGCGCCGTCCTTGATGATGCCCGCCTTCACGCTCGCGATCTCGGCGACGGTGTCGCCGAGACGGTCTGCGTGGTCGAGGTCGATCGGCGCGAACACCGCCACATCGCCGTCGGCCGTGTTGGTCGAGTCCCACGACCCGCCCATGCCGACCTCCAGCACGAGCACGTCGATCGGCGCATCGGCGAAGGCGACGAACGCCAGCACCGTGAGCAGTTCGAAGAACGTGAGCGCGGCATCGCCGTTCGCGGCGAGCTCGGCGTCGACCAGCTCGACGAAGGGTGCGATCTCGTCCCACGCGTCGGCGACCGCGACATCGTCGATCGGCTCGCCGTCGACCATGATCCGCTCGGTGAAGCGCTCGAGGTGAGGACTGGTGAACAGACCGGTGCGCAGCCCGTGGGCGCGCACGAGGCTCTCGATCATGCGGCTGGTCGACGTCTTCCCGTTGGTGCCCGTGACGTGGACGACGCGGTACGTCTTCTGTGGGTCGTCCAACAGCTCGAGCACCCGCTTCGTGCGCTCCACGCGGGGCTGCACCCACCGCTCCCCCTGGCGCTCGAGGAGGGCCTCGTAGACGGCGTCGGCGCGCCGCCGGTCGCGATCGCTCATGCCTGGACTCCCGTCCTGCCGACCGAGACGGTGAAGGCGCCGCGGTTGGCATAGGTTCCCGCGTCGACCACCGCCTCGTACTCGATCGCGGTCTCGGAATCACCGGATGCTGCGAGCTCGGTCGCTCGCGTCCGCACGGTGTGTGCGAGGGCGAGCGTCTCGCCCGCCACGTCGGCGACGTCGAAGGCGGCGGCGACGGCCTCGCCGTCCGCGTCGTCGTCGAAGAGGAGGCCGAGGCGGATGCGGTCGCTGACGTCGAAGCCGGCGGACTTGCGGGTGTCCTGGACGGCGCGGATCACGTCACGAGCCAGACCCTCCGCCTCGAGCTCAGGCGTCGTGGTGGTGTCGAGCAGCACGAAGCCGTCGCCTGCCAGGAGTGAGATCGCCGTGCCCCCGGCGACGCCGCCTGCCTCGAGCGTGAGGTCGTACTCCCCCGGCTCCAGGGCGATGCCGTCGACGACCACGATGCCGTCGCGCTCCTCCCACACGCCCGCCTTCGCGCCCGAGATCACATGCTGGACCTGCTTGCCCAGGCGCGGTCCCGCGGCGCGCGCGTTCACGGTGAGGCGCTTGCTGATGCCGTAGCGCTCCGAGACGTCGTCGCCGAGCTCGATGAGCTCGACCGACTTCACGTTGAGCTCGTCGCGCAGGATGCCCTCGAACTGCGCGAGGGACGCAGCATCCGGAACCGCCACCGTCAGGGTAGGAAGCGGCAGGCGCACGCGACGGCCCTCTTTCTTGCGCAGCGCGTTGGCCACGCTGGATGCCTCGCGGACGGCGTCCATCGCGGCGCGGATGTCGTCGGCAGCCGGGAAGGCGTCGGCGTCGGGCCAGTCCTGCAGGTGGACGCTGCGTCCGCCGGTGAGGCCCTGCCAGACCTTCTCGGAGACCAGCGGGATGAGGGGCGCTGCCACGCGGGTGAGGGTCTCGAGCACCGTGTACAGCGTGTCGAAAGCCTCGCGGCTCTTCGGATCGGCGGACACGCCGACCCAGAACCGGTCGCGTGAGCGGCGGATGTACCAGTTGGTCAGCGCCTCCGCGAAGTCACGCAGCTTCGCCGCCGCCAGCGTCGAGTCGAGCACCTCGAGGTCGGCGGCCACGTCGCGCACCAGGTCGCCCGTGAGCGCCAGGATGTAGCGGTCGAGCACGTCGGTCGAGTCGGTGCGCCATGACGCCTGGTAGCCGTCGCCGCCGGCGCCGCCTGCGGCGTTGGCGTAGGTCGCGAAGAAGTACCACGCGTTCCAGACCGGCAGCAGGAACTCGCGGACGCCCGCGCGGATGCCCTCCTCGGTGACGATGAGGTTGCCGCCGCGCAGCACGGAGCTCGACATCAGGAACCAGCGCATCGCGTCGGATCCGTCGCGGTCGAAGACCTCGCTGACGTCGGGGTAGTTGCGCAGCGACTTGGACATCTTCAGGCCGTCGCTGCCGAGCACGATGCCGTGGCACGACACCCCGGTGAAGGCGGGGCGATCGAACAGCGCCGTCGAGAGTACGTGCATGACGTAGAACCAGCCGCGCGTCTGCCCGATGTACTCGACGATGAAGTCCGCCGGGGAGTGCTCGTCGAACCACTGCTGGTTCTCGAACGGGTAGTGCACCTGCGCGTACGGCATGGAGCCCGAGTCGAACCACACGTCGAAGACGTCCTCGATGCGGCGCATCGTGCTCTTGCCCGTCGGGTCGTCCGGGTTCGTGCGGGTGAGGTCGTCGATGTACGGGCGGTGGAGGTCGACCTCGCCCTCCGCGTTGCGCGGGAGGCGCCCGAAGTCGCGCTCGAGCTCCTCGAGGGAGCCGTAGACGTCGACACGCGGGTGCTCCGGGTCGTCGCTCTTCCACACCGGGATCGGCGAGCCCCAGTAGCGGTTGCGGCTGATCGACCAGTCGCGCGCGCCCTCGAGCCACTTGCCGAACTGGCCGTGCTTGACGTTCTCGGGCACCCAGGTGATCTGCTCGTTGCCCGCGAGCATGCGGTCCTTGATGTCGGTGACGCGCACGAACCAGCTCGAGACGGCGCGGTAGATGAGGGGGTTCCGGCAGCGCCAGCAGTGCGGGTACGAGTGCTCGTAGCTCGCCTCCCGCAAGAGGCGCCCGTCCTGCTTCAGCAG is from Microbacterium sp. LWH3-1.2 and encodes:
- the obgE gene encoding GTPase ObgE, with protein sequence MVTFVDRVTLHLRAGKGGNGCVSVKREKFKPLAGPDGGNGGHGGDVVLVADPQVTTLLSYHHSPHRSSGNGGFGMGDHRSGAAGDPLELPVPVGTVVKDATGEVLVDMIEPGMRFVAAPGGLGGLGNAALANPKRKAPGFALLGTPGWEGDVLLELKTVADVALVGFPSAGKSSLIAAISAARPKIADYPFTTLHPNLGVVQAGEQRFTVADVPGLIEGASEGKGLGLEFLRHVERCTALVHVLDCATLEPGRDPLSDLDVILAELAAYPVPDGQLPLLERPQLVALNKVDVPEAKDLADLVRPDLEARGFRVFEISTVSHEGLRQLTFALGDIVAKHRAAQAAAPAPERIVIRPKGSEKDFSVRVEGGTYGNIYRILGDKPLKWVQQTDFQNEEAVGYLGDRLEKLGVEDELFRAGATPGATVVIGEGDGIVFDWEPSISSNAELMTAPRGTDPRLLRDNRRTTSERRERYHDMMDAKSEARAELEAERIAERYREQEDAE
- the rpmA gene encoding 50S ribosomal protein L27, whose amino-acid sequence is MAHKKGASSTRNGRDSNAQRLGVKRFGGQAVNAGEILVRQRGTHFHPGANVGRGGDDTLFALAAGAVEFGHKGGRKVVNVVAVAE
- the rplU gene encoding 50S ribosomal protein L21; the protein is MVYAVVRAGGRQEKVEVGTIVVLDRQAAKVGDKIELPAVLFVDGDTVTTDADKLAKVTVTAEVLGEERGPKIVIQKFKNKTGYKKRQGHRQDLTRVKVTGIK
- a CDS encoding DUF4031 domain-containing protein — translated: MAILIDDPLWPAHGRLWAHLVTDTDLAELHAFAAANGIPARGFDLDHYDVPEEAHARLVAAGALHVSGHELVRRLIASGLRVRGRDRR
- a CDS encoding glycosyltransferase produces the protein MARYVFVTWDGGGNRMPTITIARTLADRGHDVRILGHDSQADAYRAAGLRFTAYASAPGFVLDPRPAGLLRLFSDPGLADDTVALIAAFPADVVVVDCTLFAVLDVLDRIDQRFAVLEHTLHDFLASGARVAGPVLWTRGIRVRAPRRHAAPILVASVPGFEVPFPSQRDLSAVPGEVVYAGAMTRAVPARPVAPTVVLSLSTFRFADLVSTWQRVLDAVDGLDVRVVATLGPAVARGEVQVPGGIEVHEWMPHDELFPQASLLVGHGGHGTTLAALAHGVPVLVLPLDRTSDQPRIARAVARAGAGAKMSRRTDAATIRHAITRTLADHAMRDRARRLGDAIRTLDGPGRAADVLELSAAAGR
- a CDS encoding Rne/Rng family ribonuclease; its protein translation is MADGTDAEFTPQTEPDAPLTSAGDEATSAADADSPVEGPQETAEVSEPAVESAAETGVEAPEAATDTETTPADPDAAGAAQPAAEATPDPTGAVSEDEATPAVEAAEPETPVEPDALTAVGLGLLPEVFVSAVSTQLMFYAPEITPLPARPGRSQPEAEPEAAASSSTSRRRSRRRGEGRDEASAPSEPSQPRQRAVELITEPQRIKGSTRLEAKKQRRRDGREAGRRRAVVTEAEFLARREAVDRDMIVRSRNGRIQIAVLEDNVLVEHYVARNQDASLIGNVYLGRVQNVLPSMEAAFVDIGRGRNAVLYSGEVDWDAVETGNQPRRIELALKTGDRVLVQVTKDPVGHKGARLTSQISLPGRYLVYVPGGNMNGISRKLPDTERARLKKILKEVLPESSGVIVRTAAEGATEDQLTRDVQRLTNQWEHISKQIETIQAPALLHSEPDLLVKIVRDVFNEDFSKMLIQGDDAHHTISKYLESVAPDLLERVERYEGEHDPFDVFRVTEQIEKALDRKVWLPSGGSLVIDRTEAMTVVDVNTGKFVGSGGNLEETVTKNNLEAAEEIVRQLRLRDIGGIIVVDFIDMVLESNRDLVLRRLVECLSRDRTKHQVAEVTSLGLVQMTRKKLGLGLLETFSEACEVCAGRGLIVHHDPVVKHRVPAAAGGAPSSGRRPRGGASTPASGSGSNGTHVITEGVKSALAQIAASTIHHSDEAPHVEAEPVVEQTPVERPKKPRKKRPDSGGKKENRTEKDVLLDSVLNALPEPKAPGQGRSRRRVTTAALTGTPVPHTPSED
- a CDS encoding vitamin K epoxide reductase family protein — protein: MPEQQTRTRPTGLAAWLVIAGVVGWWAAFSLTIEKFEKLANPDAIASCDLSVLVQCSANLDSWQGSVFGFPNPVLGLTGWVAPIVVGMAILARARFARWFWWSFWAGITFAFAFVIWLISQSIYAPNLHTLCPWCMATWAVTIPTFYAVTLHMLRAGPFPASDKLRHVADRLMVWVPLAAIISYAIILLLAQLEMNAVVNIWQTLFG
- the ndk gene encoding nucleoside-diphosphate kinase, whose product is MPIEETLVLVKPDGVARGLTGAILARIEAKGYALVDIRLVEPDRETLERHYAEHEGKPFYEPLLEFMMSGPSVAIRLAGNRVIEGFRSLAGTTDPTTAAPGTVRGDYGRDWGLKVQQNLVHGSDSPESAARELDIWFS
- a CDS encoding DUF4233 domain-containing protein translates to MERVSDAKQPKPRRPRGAAESLATIVLGFESIVVFLGGLVVYGLKALPASIEPWSGIVAGAVLAALMIATTRLVRYRWGIALGWVLQAIVLLGALLVPALAIVALIFGGMYGYATIKGAALDRRNARLAAQSAEEH
- a CDS encoding bifunctional folylpolyglutamate synthase/dihydrofolate synthase, producing the protein MSDRDRRRADAVYEALLERQGERWVQPRVERTKRVLELLDDPQKTYRVVHVTGTNGKTSTSRMIESLVRAHGLRTGLFTSPHLERFTERIMVDGEPIDDVAVADAWDEIAPFVELVDAELAANGDAALTFFELLTVLAFVAFADAPIDVLVLEVGMGGSWDSTNTADGDVAVFAPIDLDHADRLGDTVAEIASVKAGIIKDGAAVVSARQDAAAEAVLREAAAARAASIAFEGAEFALAQQRLAVGGQQITVRGLAGTYEDEYLPLYGAHQGFNAALAIAAVESLVGGASQPIAGDVLADGLGGVTSPGRLQLVGAAPTVLVDAAHNPHGARALVTALRESFDFDEWGVVLGLLSDKDAAGIVAEIAPVAAHVFATAPDSERAEDADAIADLAEAHDLRVSVHRDLPDAAEAARAWAAASDRRAVVIAGSVVLAGEALALAADEDWKAGWNA